One window of Fundidesulfovibrio soli genomic DNA carries:
- a CDS encoding DUF2092 domain-containing protein — protein sequence MSFSVRIRMGIAVLALAALLPGMAAAADKSQPREAQSRLDPQALDILEKSCKALTALKEFSFQANVALDKVYEDGSKVQFSRVMHLNVRRPDAFRVVTAGDDLKAASFFDGKTFTVLQPDKKIWSQIPAEMTIDAVLDRLADMYGLESPLGDLIVSQPCARLKMTAAVYVGKAVVGHTVCDHLFFQGPGADWQLWVPEKGPALPAKMLITYTSLPRDPQFQAVFSAWKEGPIAAKTFAFTAPEGTTRDDSLFTPLEAKPAGKAKRKAAAKTAN from the coding sequence ATGTCCTTTTCCGTCCGCATACGCATGGGTATCGCCGTCCTGGCCCTGGCGGCGCTGCTGCCCGGCATGGCCGCGGCTGCCGACAAGAGCCAGCCCCGAGAGGCGCAGTCCCGCCTGGACCCGCAGGCCCTGGACATCCTGGAGAAGAGCTGCAAGGCCCTGACCGCGCTCAAGGAGTTCTCCTTCCAGGCCAACGTGGCCCTGGACAAGGTCTACGAGGACGGCTCCAAGGTGCAGTTCTCCCGGGTGATGCACCTCAACGTGCGCCGCCCCGACGCCTTCCGGGTGGTGACCGCGGGCGACGACCTCAAGGCCGCCTCCTTCTTCGACGGCAAGACCTTCACAGTGCTGCAGCCCGACAAAAAGATCTGGAGCCAGATCCCCGCGGAAATGACCATCGACGCGGTGCTCGACCGCCTGGCCGACATGTACGGCCTGGAGTCCCCCCTTGGGGACCTGATCGTCAGCCAGCCCTGCGCCCGCCTGAAGATGACGGCCGCCGTGTACGTGGGCAAGGCCGTGGTGGGCCACACCGTCTGCGACCACCTCTTCTTCCAGGGACCCGGAGCGGACTGGCAGCTCTGGGTGCCGGAAAAAGGCCCCGCCCTGCCCGCCAAGATGCTCATCACCTACACAAGCCTGCCCAGGGACCCGCAGTTCCAGGCCGTTTTCAGCGCCTGGAAGGAAGGGCCCATAGCGGCCAAGACCTTCGCCTTCACTGCCCCGGAGGGCACCACGCGAGACGACTCCCTGTTCACCCCGCTGGAGGCCAAACCCGCCGGCAAGGCCAAGCGCAAGGCTGCGGCGAAGACCGCCAACTAG
- a CDS encoding SpoIIE family protein phosphatase produces the protein MTHTQRRFSLKAKFNLAVALVYLLAAAGSLVGFAFVTHSILGEFAQRIAMKQAMLERNKVMTIIDREEALARTLAGDPLVRRWAADETDPALRQAALEQLENYRSQFRDRSVFLALKSSSRYYIAERDQKGEVQSRILRRDHPADAWFFETLSKVDSFALNLDHNPSFNVTKVWFNVVVRGAGGEKIGVGGGGIDLGDFLREAVGTRDEAVSVAIVDRAGVLQAWGDPQVVKRNAMERDESKKTTLYSMLRNSEDKQRMSQALLALDASPQGVESFRVQLEGGETLAAITALPGIGWYTVALVDVSGVVSSRVFLPVLALLVLSLLAVIVTVGWLLGRIVITPLARLTGASQEVALGRYDITLPVDRNDEIGQLTRSFNSMTAKVLDYTQNLEHMVQGRTAELSEANDHLRESRRRIMESLRYARTIQQSILPRPAQMDRAFASHMSLYLPRDIVGGDLIYLRPFEDCTVAALMDCTGHGVPGAFMTMTAHSVLNHVLDTLDSRDPARILSRFDRVLRETLGLHETGEGSLDCGLDMALFVVHRDGGDAGGGRVRFAGAGLSLYRLRGGELTETKGDRRRLGYRGEFKDFAYATHEFADCAGDVFYAVTDGFLDEGGGDKGYCFGLERFREMILAQANTPLKGQAEAFEHTLARYRGTRKQRDDIAMLGFSI, from the coding sequence ATGACCCACACACAACGCCGTTTCTCGCTCAAGGCGAAGTTCAACCTTGCGGTGGCCCTGGTCTATCTGCTGGCCGCGGCCGGTTCTCTTGTGGGCTTCGCCTTCGTCACGCACAGCATCCTCGGCGAGTTCGCCCAGCGCATCGCCATGAAGCAGGCCATGCTGGAGCGCAACAAGGTCATGACCATCATCGACCGCGAGGAGGCCCTGGCCCGCACCCTGGCCGGGGACCCCCTGGTGCGCCGCTGGGCGGCCGACGAGACAGACCCGGCCCTGCGCCAGGCCGCCCTGGAGCAGCTCGAGAACTACCGCAGCCAGTTCCGCGACAGGAGCGTGTTCCTGGCGCTCAAATCCTCCTCGCGCTACTACATCGCGGAACGCGACCAGAAGGGCGAGGTGCAGAGCCGCATCCTGCGGCGCGACCACCCCGCCGACGCCTGGTTCTTCGAGACCCTCTCCAAGGTGGACTCCTTCGCCCTGAACCTGGACCACAACCCATCCTTCAACGTCACCAAGGTCTGGTTCAACGTGGTGGTGCGCGGCGCGGGCGGCGAGAAGATCGGCGTGGGGGGCGGCGGCATCGACCTGGGCGACTTCCTGCGCGAGGCCGTGGGCACACGGGACGAAGCGGTCTCCGTGGCCATCGTGGACCGGGCCGGAGTGCTCCAGGCCTGGGGCGACCCGCAAGTCGTGAAGCGCAACGCCATGGAGCGCGACGAGTCCAAAAAGACCACCCTGTATTCCATGCTCCGCAACTCTGAGGACAAGCAACGCATGAGCCAGGCCCTGCTGGCCCTGGACGCGTCGCCGCAGGGCGTGGAGTCCTTCCGAGTCCAGCTGGAGGGAGGCGAAACCCTCGCCGCGATCACGGCCCTGCCCGGCATCGGCTGGTACACCGTGGCCCTGGTGGACGTGTCGGGCGTGGTCAGCTCGCGGGTGTTCCTGCCCGTTCTGGCCCTGCTGGTGCTCTCGCTGCTGGCGGTGATCGTCACGGTGGGCTGGCTGCTGGGCCGGATCGTCATCACCCCGCTGGCGCGGCTCACCGGGGCCTCGCAGGAAGTGGCGCTCGGCCGCTACGACATCACCCTGCCCGTGGACCGCAACGACGAGATCGGCCAGCTGACGCGGAGCTTCAACTCCATGACCGCCAAGGTCCTGGACTACACGCAGAACCTGGAGCACATGGTCCAGGGCCGCACGGCCGAGCTCTCCGAGGCCAACGACCACCTGCGGGAGTCTCGGCGGCGCATCATGGAGAGCCTGCGCTACGCCCGCACCATCCAGCAGTCCATCCTTCCCCGGCCCGCCCAGATGGACCGCGCCTTCGCCAGCCACATGAGCCTTTACCTTCCGCGCGACATCGTGGGCGGCGACCTGATCTACCTGCGCCCGTTCGAGGACTGCACCGTGGCCGCCCTCATGGACTGCACCGGCCACGGCGTGCCCGGCGCGTTCATGACCATGACGGCCCACTCCGTGCTCAACCACGTGCTCGACACCCTGGACAGCCGCGACCCCGCCCGGATACTGAGCAGGTTCGACCGCGTGCTGCGCGAGACCCTGGGCCTGCACGAGACCGGCGAAGGCTCCCTGGACTGCGGGCTGGACATGGCCCTGTTCGTCGTCCACCGTGACGGGGGGGACGCGGGCGGCGGGCGCGTGCGCTTCGCGGGGGCCGGGCTCTCGCTCTACAGGCTGCGCGGGGGCGAGCTGACCGAAACCAAGGGGGACAGGCGGCGCCTGGGCTACCGGGGCGAATTCAAGGATTTCGCCTACGCCACCCACGAGTTCGCGGACTGCGCCGGAGATGTTTTCTACGCCGTCACCGACGGATTCCTGGACGAAGGCGGCGGGGACAAGGGTTACTGCTTCGGCCTGGAGCGCTTCCGGGAGATGATCCTGGCCCAGGCGAACACGCCCCTCAAAGGCCAAGCCGAAGCCTTCGAGCACACCCTTGCCAGATACCGGGGAACCAGGAAGCAGCGCGACGACATCGCCATGCTCGGGTTCTCCATCTAG
- a CDS encoding diguanylate cyclase domain-containing protein translates to MSPKRATPPQDDPLLDRCGEFLLDPPGPDALLSEYAILADGYRTLSRRLYKTLLISDGYQQQVKELAVKLERAMTKINQLREVALPLCVYCRRVRPQSEEYWQKLETFLSRNADIMFSQGICPDCLKATYARMGATEATQQQPAKAPQEPKKRNRPSIVTDDQYVREAKELAARVEAKAPEFEEDLERLVLRYSKLARRFAKTVTISDSYQSQLRDLNMRLELLARTDLLTGLANRWEMTHRLEAEHNRMQRHSSELTLILGDVDHFKQVNDTYGHQCGDAVLRNVATLMQTHLRAEDLCARWGGEEFMILLPETGVEAASNVAKKLGELVRDTPTRWNGSSITVTMSFGIASVHPGSDLDKAISTADDALYEAKAQGRDRAVTASTLPQP, encoded by the coding sequence ATGAGCCCCAAGAGAGCCACCCCCCCGCAGGACGACCCCCTGCTCGACCGCTGCGGGGAATTCCTGCTGGACCCGCCGGGGCCGGACGCGCTGCTTTCCGAATACGCCATCCTGGCCGACGGCTACCGCACGCTCTCCCGCAGGCTCTACAAGACGCTGCTCATCAGCGACGGCTACCAGCAGCAGGTCAAGGAGCTGGCCGTCAAGCTTGAGCGCGCCATGACCAAGATCAACCAGCTGCGCGAGGTGGCCCTGCCCCTGTGCGTCTACTGCCGCAGGGTGCGCCCACAGTCCGAGGAGTACTGGCAGAAGCTGGAGACCTTTCTCAGCCGCAACGCGGACATCATGTTCTCCCAGGGCATCTGCCCGGACTGCCTCAAGGCCACCTACGCCCGCATGGGCGCCACTGAGGCGACCCAGCAGCAGCCGGCCAAGGCCCCGCAGGAACCCAAAAAGCGCAACCGCCCCTCCATCGTCACCGACGACCAGTACGTGCGCGAGGCCAAGGAACTGGCCGCCAGGGTCGAGGCCAAGGCCCCGGAATTCGAGGAGGACCTCGAACGCCTGGTGCTCCGCTATTCCAAGCTGGCGCGCCGCTTCGCCAAGACCGTGACCATCTCCGACTCCTACCAGTCACAGCTGCGCGACCTGAACATGCGCCTGGAGTTGCTGGCCCGCACAGACCTGCTCACCGGCCTGGCAAACCGCTGGGAGATGACCCACCGCTTGGAAGCCGAGCACAACCGGATGCAGCGCCACAGCAGCGAGCTCACGCTCATCCTGGGCGACGTGGACCACTTCAAGCAGGTCAACGACACGTACGGCCACCAGTGCGGCGACGCCGTGCTGCGCAACGTGGCCACCCTGATGCAGACCCACCTGCGCGCCGAGGACCTGTGCGCCCGCTGGGGCGGCGAGGAGTTCATGATCCTGCTGCCCGAAACAGGCGTCGAGGCCGCCAGCAACGTGGCCAAGAAGCTGGGCGAGCTGGTGCGCGACACGCCCACCCGCTGGAACGGGAGCAGCATCACGGTGACCATGAGCTTCGGCATCGCCTCGGTCCACCCCGGCTCGGACCTGGACAAGGCCATCTCCACCGCCGACGACGCCCTCTACGAGGCCAAGGCCCAGGGGCGCGACAGGGCCGTCACCGCCTCGACCCTTCCCCAGCCGTAA
- a CDS encoding chemotaxis protein CheW has translation MAEEHQRNDGTLLQLVTFNISQEEFGVDILKVQEIIRIMEITKVPRAPEFVEGVINLRGKVIPIIDLRKRFGMASRGHDSQTRIIVIEINQMIVGFVVDSVSEVLRIPASTVEPPPSIMSGIESEYISGVGKLEDRLLILIDLDKLLSSEEQGVLGTV, from the coding sequence ATGGCTGAAGAACACCAAAGGAACGACGGGACGCTCCTGCAGCTGGTCACCTTCAACATTTCCCAGGAAGAATTCGGGGTGGACATCCTCAAGGTGCAGGAGATCATCCGCATCATGGAGATCACCAAGGTGCCCCGGGCGCCCGAATTCGTCGAGGGAGTGATCAATCTGCGCGGCAAGGTGATCCCGATCATCGACCTGCGCAAACGCTTCGGAATGGCTTCGCGCGGGCACGACAGCCAGACCCGCATCATCGTCATCGAGATCAATCAGATGATCGTGGGCTTCGTGGTGGACTCGGTCTCCGAGGTGCTGCGCATACCCGCCAGCACGGTGGAGCCGCCGCCGTCCATCATGTCCGGCATCGAGTCGGAGTACATCAGCGGCGTGGGCAAGCTGGAGGACCGGCTGCTCATCCTCATCGACCTGGACAAGCTGCTCTCCTCCGAGGAGCAGGGCGTGCTGGGCACCGTCTAG
- a CDS encoding DUF1987 domain-containing protein: protein MQPLDIAMTSTSPEIAYDAQTHTLRISGESYPENSFEFYDPVMRWLREAVAAQDSLRLDIHVSYMNSSSTKCMLDLLDILEEASAKGFAASVLWRYDGENPRALDLAEEFQEEVTFEFNLVPQE, encoded by the coding sequence ATGCAACCGCTCGACATCGCCATGACCTCCACCTCCCCGGAGATCGCCTACGACGCGCAGACGCACACGCTACGCATCTCGGGGGAATCCTACCCCGAGAACTCCTTCGAGTTCTACGACCCCGTGATGCGCTGGCTGCGCGAAGCCGTGGCCGCCCAGGACTCGCTGCGCCTGGACATCCACGTCAGCTACATGAACTCAAGCAGCACCAAGTGCATGCTCGACCTGCTCGACATCCTGGAGGAAGCCTCGGCCAAGGGCTTCGCGGCCAGCGTGCTCTGGCGCTACGACGGCGAGAACCCCCGGGCCCTGGACCTCGCTGAGGAATTCCAGGAAGAGGTCACCTTCGAGTTCAACCTCGTGCCCCAGGAGTAG
- a CDS encoding SiaB family protein kinase produces MDLFAIREELSKSGVMICFTGPFSHSIIDEIGQAVRNHLSAENIAKAAVMDVFAAYIELAQNVKNYCATRTLPTGDPGSSIITIAKLDGRYQVSSGNVVLREDIAPLLANIDSINALDPAGLKARYKEQMRRDRQPGAMGAGLGLLDIARRSPEKLSYSVRDLDGNYAFFSLAATV; encoded by the coding sequence ATGGACCTGTTCGCCATCAGGGAAGAGCTTTCGAAATCCGGCGTCATGATCTGCTTCACCGGCCCGTTCTCCCACAGCATCATCGACGAGATCGGCCAGGCCGTGCGCAATCACCTGAGCGCGGAGAACATCGCCAAGGCGGCGGTCATGGACGTGTTCGCCGCCTACATCGAGCTGGCCCAGAACGTGAAGAACTACTGCGCCACGCGCACGCTGCCCACGGGGGACCCGGGCTCCTCCATCATCACCATCGCCAAGCTGGACGGCCGCTACCAGGTCTCCTCCGGCAACGTGGTCCTGCGCGAGGACATAGCGCCCCTGCTGGCCAACATCGACTCCATCAACGCCCTGGACCCGGCCGGACTCAAGGCCCGCTACAAGGAGCAGATGCGCAGGGACCGCCAGCCCGGCGCCATGGGGGCCGGCCTGGGTTTGCTGGACATCGCCCGCAGGAGCCCGGAAAAGCTCAGCTACAGCGTGCGCGACCTGGACGGGAACTACGCATTTTTCAGCCTCGCCGCCACGGTCTAG
- a CDS encoding methyl-accepting chemotaxis protein gives MKLSTKLVLSFSAMLALVAVTSVSGIVAMRAINANVREISVNWLPSVKVVGAMLRDVQDVRRFEYVEFVSATDAERQTARKRIGDILKSFETNNAAYEKLISSPDEKKIHDDFKKLWADYLALNKKQQDLVKQGQTEEARKVLVEDAAKVYRPAIDQMQKLIDLNDKGAEKEAAAGQANYDRGLMVAVALLAAAAGATLLLAFVIIRSVTRQLGEDPGYLYEVASKIAAGDLELRFKESKVQGGVYEVLRGMVATLKQKIGEAEEKSAQAAREAEAARVATAEAQEAKAQAERAKVEGMLQAAVKLEGVVEIVSSASEELSAQVEQSSHGAQDQAQRIGETATAMEEMNATVMEVARNASRAAETTEKAKDRAESGSKVVSRVVDGIGQVQTQALGMKEDMSLLGKQAEGIGQVMNVISDIADQTNLLALNAAIEAARAGDAGRGFAVVADEVRKLAEKTMTATKEVGEAIHGIQQGTQKNIGNVETAVKTINEATSLAGESGEALAEIVKLVEAATDQVRSIATASEQQSAASEEINRSIEDVSRISSETSDAMRQSAMAVSELANQAGVLRGLIEDMKSESGGAGGALPAGKPKALAGRTY, from the coding sequence ATGAAGCTGTCCACCAAGCTCGTCTTGTCGTTCTCGGCGATGTTGGCCCTTGTGGCCGTCACCAGCGTCTCGGGAATCGTCGCCATGCGCGCCATCAACGCCAACGTGCGCGAAATTTCGGTGAACTGGCTGCCCAGCGTGAAGGTGGTGGGGGCCATGCTGCGCGACGTGCAGGACGTGCGCCGATTCGAATACGTGGAGTTCGTCTCCGCCACGGACGCCGAGCGGCAGACGGCCCGGAAACGCATCGGGGACATCCTGAAGTCTTTCGAGACGAACAACGCCGCCTACGAGAAGCTGATCTCCTCCCCGGACGAGAAGAAAATCCACGATGATTTCAAGAAATTATGGGCAGATTACCTCGCGCTGAACAAGAAACAGCAGGATTTGGTCAAGCAGGGGCAGACCGAGGAGGCCCGGAAGGTTCTGGTGGAGGACGCCGCGAAAGTGTATCGTCCGGCCATCGATCAGATGCAGAAGTTGATCGACCTGAACGACAAGGGTGCCGAGAAAGAGGCCGCCGCGGGCCAAGCCAATTACGACCGTGGCCTCATGGTGGCCGTGGCGCTGCTGGCTGCGGCCGCGGGTGCCACGCTCCTGCTGGCCTTTGTGATCATCCGAAGTGTGACGCGCCAACTCGGGGAGGACCCCGGCTACCTCTACGAGGTGGCCTCCAAGATCGCGGCGGGAGACCTGGAGCTGCGCTTCAAGGAATCGAAGGTGCAGGGCGGCGTGTACGAAGTTCTGCGCGGCATGGTGGCCACCCTTAAGCAAAAGATCGGAGAAGCCGAAGAGAAGAGCGCCCAGGCCGCGCGCGAGGCCGAAGCAGCCCGCGTGGCCACGGCCGAAGCCCAGGAGGCCAAGGCCCAGGCCGAGCGGGCCAAGGTCGAGGGGATGCTCCAGGCGGCGGTCAAGCTGGAGGGCGTGGTGGAGATCGTTTCCAGCGCGTCCGAGGAGCTTTCGGCCCAGGTGGAGCAGTCCAGCCACGGCGCGCAGGATCAGGCCCAGCGAATCGGAGAGACCGCCACGGCCATGGAGGAGATGAACGCCACCGTGATGGAGGTGGCCCGCAACGCCTCCAGGGCCGCCGAAACCACCGAAAAGGCCAAGGACCGCGCCGAGTCCGGCTCCAAGGTGGTCAGCCGGGTGGTGGACGGCATCGGCCAGGTGCAGACCCAGGCCCTGGGCATGAAGGAAGACATGTCCCTGCTGGGCAAGCAGGCGGAAGGCATCGGCCAGGTCATGAACGTGATCTCCGACATCGCCGACCAGACCAACCTGCTGGCCCTGAACGCGGCCATCGAGGCCGCCCGCGCGGGCGATGCCGGGCGCGGGTTCGCGGTGGTCGCCGACGAGGTGCGCAAGCTGGCCGAAAAGACCATGACCGCCACCAAGGAAGTGGGCGAGGCCATCCACGGCATCCAGCAGGGTACGCAGAAGAACATCGGCAACGTGGAAACGGCCGTGAAAACCATCAACGAGGCCACCTCCCTGGCCGGCGAGTCCGGCGAGGCCCTGGCCGAGATCGTGAAGCTTGTGGAGGCCGCGACGGACCAGGTCCGCTCCATCGCCACGGCATCCGAGCAGCAGTCCGCCGCCAGCGAGGAGATCAACCGCTCCATCGAGGATGTGAGCCGCATCTCCTCCGAAACTTCGGACGCCATGCGGCAGTCCGCCATGGCTGTGTCGGAGCTGGCCAACCAGGCCGGAGTGCTGCGCGGCCTCATCGAGGACATGAAATCTGAAAGCGGCGGCGCGGGCGGGGCCCTGCCGGCCGGAAAGCCGAAGGCATTGGCCGGACGTACTTACTAG
- a CDS encoding radical SAM protein, which produces MHYEGNVIRPPSEADSILLQATVGCTHNKCAFCGAYPDERFRIKDEAQVFEDIDFAARHMTRQRRLFLLSGDALTMPQARLERILERVRQRLPWVARVSSYANARGLKLKTPGDLERLRELGLAAVYMGLESGDDEVLARMNKKATLDEMLLQARKVREAGLKLCVTVLAGLGGVEGWRRHAQLTGRALTLMEPDQAASLSVIPVPGTPLWEDVRAGRFALPDGPGMVRELRELLAHTDMRRGLFLADHASNHVPLKLRMPRDRQHGLDLLDAALDGSLPLKPERARRL; this is translated from the coding sequence ATGCATTACGAAGGCAACGTCATCCGACCGCCCAGCGAGGCGGACAGCATCCTGCTCCAGGCCACCGTGGGCTGCACCCACAACAAGTGCGCCTTCTGCGGGGCCTACCCGGACGAACGCTTCCGCATCAAGGACGAAGCCCAGGTCTTCGAGGATATCGACTTCGCCGCCAGGCACATGACCCGCCAGCGCCGCCTGTTCCTGCTGAGCGGCGACGCCCTGACCATGCCCCAGGCCCGGCTGGAGCGCATCCTGGAGCGGGTGCGCCAGCGCCTGCCCTGGGTGGCGCGGGTGTCCAGCTACGCCAACGCCCGGGGCCTCAAGCTCAAGACGCCGGGCGATCTGGAAAGGTTGCGCGAGCTTGGGCTGGCCGCCGTGTACATGGGCTTGGAGTCGGGCGACGACGAAGTGCTGGCGCGCATGAACAAGAAGGCCACCCTGGATGAGATGCTGCTCCAGGCCCGGAAGGTGCGCGAAGCGGGGCTGAAGCTCTGCGTCACCGTGCTGGCCGGCCTGGGCGGCGTCGAGGGCTGGCGCCGCCACGCGCAGCTCACGGGCCGCGCCCTGACCCTCATGGAGCCGGACCAGGCCGCCTCGTTGAGCGTGATCCCCGTGCCGGGCACCCCCCTTTGGGAAGACGTGCGGGCCGGGCGCTTCGCCCTGCCGGACGGGCCGGGCATGGTCCGCGAGCTGCGCGAGCTGCTGGCGCACACCGACATGCGGCGCGGCCTCTTCCTGGCGGACCACGCCTCCAACCATGTGCCGCTCAAGCTGCGCATGCCCCGCGACAGGCAGCACGGGCTGGACCTGCTGGACGCCGCCCTGGACGGGTCGCTCCCCCTGAAGCCGGAGCGCGCCCGCCGCCTCTGA